The genomic DNA GGCGCCCGTGACTTGAACCTGTCCGCAGCGGCGCCGGCACCGGCGTGCACGACGCGCCGGCCTCGAATACGCTGGCCGCCGAGTCGCAGGAGGTTGCGCCGTGCGTTATCTGACGTCGGCCGACAAGCCGGTCGCCGAGCAGTTCAGCTACTGGCGTGAGGTCATCTGCCAGGTCTGCACGCCACTCGCCGCCGAACGCAAACCCGAGCACCGTGGGGGAGAACCGACCGAGCAGGGCCACGCCGGGTGGGCGCGCTCGGCGGAGCTCATGACCACGCACTGTGCCGAGGTCTGCTCCCGGACCCAGTCGCTGACCCACGGCCCGGCCGAGTTGCGACGCACGGTCGCCGACGACGTCTTTGTGCACCTCCAGGTCCGCGGTGTCTGCGTGGGCCTGCAGGCGGACCGGACCTGTCGCATCCCGCCGGGCGGATTCGCGATGTTCGACACCACCGAGCCCTACCGGTTGGACCTGGTCGGCGACGAACGCGGCGACTGGCAGGTCATCTCGTTCCGGGTGCCGCGGTCGCGGTTGGTGCCCATGCTGGCCGACCCCGGCGGGTTCACTGCGGTGACGCACGCGGGCGCCGGCCTCGCCGATCTGGTCACCGGAACGATGACCGCCGTCTGGCGCGACATCGAGTCCTTCGACAGGCCTGCGGCGGCCGCGGCCGAGAGCGCGTTCCTGTCGCTGCTGGCCGCTGCCGCGGACAGCGACGCCCGTCCGGTGATGTCCCGACGCACCGAGATGGACGCGGCGCTGCGGGCCTCGGTGAACCGATATCTGGCGGCGAACCTGCGCGACGGCGACCTTTCTGTTTCCGCAGTGGCTCAACGTTGCCGGATCTCGACGCGCAAACTTCACAACCTCTATGAGGACAATGAGCACACCTTCGCGCAGACCGTGATGCGACTTCGGCTCGCGGCGGCGGCCCGCGAGTTGGCCGCCGGCGCCGCGGATCGCACCCTCACCGACATCGCAACCCGGTGGGGTTTCTGCGACCTTTCACACCTGAATCGCCTGTTCAGAGCCCGATACGGGTGTCTGCCGTCGGAGTTCCGCGCCCAGGCGTTGCGCGTGCCCGGGTCCGGACCAGTGGATCATCGCGGGCGGGCCGCGGAGATGATCAACAAAAACTGGTGACAAGCGTCAATGGTGGGGCGCTTCCGGATGCTTCACATTCCGGTGCGTGCCCCCTTCTTCCGACCACACCGACCGGGACGCGCGAGTTCCCGCGCCCTCGACCCCGCACATGTTGGAGTCGCGGAACGCGGTCGGTCGCCCGACCACGGTGCGGCGGGTCATCCGGGTGGTCGTCACCGAACCGAAGGCACTGCACTCCGCGGCCCTGACCTGCCTGCTCTCGACCGAACCTGACATGGACGTCGTCGGGAGCCCGCTGACCGACGACGAACTCGTCGCGGCCGTGGCGTGCACCGACGCCGACATCGTGCTGCTCGACCTCGACGCCCCGGGGCGCGAGGTCGTCGGCCTGTGCACCTTGCTGGGCCGGATCGCCCCGGAGTGCCGGGTCATCGCGCTGTCCGCCGGTCGGCCGGCGCCGGATCTGCTGCGCCTGCTCGCCGACGCGGCGCACGGCCTGGTCAGCAAGCATGCCGGACCGTCCGCCCTGCTCGACGCGGTCCGCCGGGTCGCGGCCGGCGAACGCGTCCACGTCGCCGGTCCGATGCCGGTCGGTGCCCGGTCCGCGCACACGCCGACCGAACGGGAACTGGAACTGCTGCGCCACGCCGCCCACGGCAGTTCCGTGCGCGAACTCGCCCAACGGCTGTGCCTGTCCGAGGGGACCGTGCGCAACTACCTGTCGCGGACGATGACCAAGCTGGGCGCCCGCAACCGCATCGACGCCATCGGCATCGCGCAGCGCGCCGGCTGGTTGTAGACCCGCGGAACTTCCCCCGCCGTCAGGACGTCGGGTTCCGTAGCGGACGTCGGATCAGGGTCGGCAGCGGGACGAGCGCCACGGCCACCACCAGGCCGAGCGCCGCGGGCGCGACGAAGCCCGCCTCCCAGCCCGACCGGTCGATCGCGAGGCCGGTCAGCGGGGCGCCGAGCGCCCCGCCGGCGGTCATCGCGGACCCGTGCCAACCGAGGGCCTCACCGCGGGCGTGATCCGGCACCAACTGCGACAGCGTGTCGACGGTGGCCGTGATGGTCGGCGCGCAACACGACCCGGCCACGAACAGCGCGGCGCCGAGCGTGAGCGGACCGGGTGCGGCCGCGATCGGCAGCGTGACCGCGCCGAGCGCGGCCAGCAGCACCGCGACCGGGATCGGCCGGTGCAACGTCCCGTAGACCAGGCCGCCCAATGCCGATCCCAGACCCCAGACGGCGAGCTCCGCCCCGATCCACGGGCCCTGTCGCCAGTCGCGCAGGGCCGCGACCGTGGACACCTCGGTGCCGGTCAGCACCAGCACCGTGGCCGCGCTCACGACCAGCACCCCGACGATCTGCCGGGACCGGAATGCCTCGGCGATCTGGCCCGCGTCCGCGACCACCACCTCGGCGGTCACCGGCGGGTCCAGCGCCCACAGCGCGATGCCGCCGGCGATCGAGGCGAACTCGCAGATGAACAGCGCCCACGGTGTCGGCAACGTGGTCGCCAGCAGCACCCCCAACGCCGGGCCGATCATGAACGAGATCTCGACCAGCACCGAGTCCACCGACAGCGCCGCCCGGCGCCGATCCGACGGGACCGCGCACATCAACGCCTGCCGGACCACGGAGAACACCGGCACCGCGAAGAGGCCGGCGAGGAAGGCCAGCGCCATCAGCGCCGCATATCCGGTGAACGGGGCGATCGCCCAACAGGCCGCGAGCACTGCCAGACAGGGCGTCACGGCTCGACGTACCCCCACCCGGTCGACCCGGCGCCCCCGCCACGGGCCGCTGACCGCCAGGGCCACGGTCGCGGCCGTGACGACCAGTCCGGCCTCGGCGTAGGACCGGTGCAGGTGGCCGACCAAGTGCAGGGTGAGCACGACGTTGCCCGCCCACAACGGGATGCGGATCAGTGTGCCGAGGATCAGCACGCGCCGTGCCGCCCCGACCGCCCACACGCCGCGGTACGCCCCCCTGTTCACCACCGCAGCGTGCCAGACGGGCTTTCCCGGGGCGCGCCATTTTCGCCGCCGTCGGCGGGCGGATAGCTTCGCTCCCGTGCGCACCTATGACCTGATCGTGCTCGGCGCGGGCAGCGGGAACACGTTCCTGACCTCCGAGCTGGCCCACCTGCGAACCGCGATCGTCGAGCCGGACCGGTTCGGCGGGACCTGCCTGAACCGCGGCTGCATCCCGTCGAAGATGTACGTGGTGGCCGCCGATGTCGCCCGCTCGGCGCAGGAGGCGCACCGGCTCGGGGTGCACGCCCGGCTCGACGGCGTCGACTGGCCGGCCGTTCGCGAGCGGATCTTCAGCCGGATCGACCCGATCCACGAACAGGCGAGGGAGTACCGGCGCGCCCACGGCATCGACGTCTACACCAGCTCGGCGCGGTTCGTCGGCCCCCGCGTCCTCGAGGTCGACGGGGAGCAGCTCACCGCCGACCGGGTCGTGATCGCGGTCGGGGCCCGCCCGGTGATCCCGGACGTCCCCGGCCTGGACACCGTGCCGTTCCACACCTCGGACACGGTCATGCGGATGCCCCAGTTGCCGGCTTCCGTGATCGTGATCGGCGGCGGGTTCATCGCCGCCGAGTTCGGGCACGTGCTGCAGTCCTTCGGGTCGCAGGTGACGATCGTGCAGCGCGGGCCGCGGCTGCTGATGGCTGAGGACGAGGCCGTCTCGGCGCGCTACACCGAGCTCGCGTCGCGCTGTTTCCGGGTGCTGCTCGAGGCGCAGGTGACTCGAGTCGCCCCCGGCGGACCCGGTGTGGTTGCGACGGTGCGTTCGGCCGCGGGGGAGACGGTTGTCGAGGCCGAGATGCTGCTGGTGGCAACCGGGCGGCGGCCCAACACCGACCTGGTCGACGCCGCGGCCGGCGGGCTGGAGGTCGATCAGCATGGGCACCTGGTGGCCGACGAGTACTTCCGGACAGCGGTGCCCGGCGTCTGGGCGTTCGGGGACTCGTCCAATCACTTCCAGCTCAAGCACATGGCCAATGCCGAGGGGCGGGTCGTCACGCACAACGTCGCCCACCCCGAGGCTCCACGACGACTGCAGCACAAGGTGGTCCCGCACGCGGTGTTCGGCGAACCGCAGATCGCCGCGGCCGGGCTGACCGAACAAGCGGCCCGCGAGCGCGGCATCGAGCACGTGATCGCCCAGCGCGCCTACTCGCGGACCGCCTACGGCTGGGCGTTGGAGGACCACACGAGCTTCGTGAAGCTCGTCGTCGACCCGCGCCGACGGACCTTGCTGGGCGCGCACATCATCGGGCCTGCCGCGGCGATCCTCATCCAGCCACTGCTGCAGGCGATGGCCTTCGACCAGACCGTCGACGCCATCGCCCGCGACGTGCTCTACATCCATCCGGCGTTGACGGAGGTCGTCGAACAGGCGCTGCTGGAGGTGCCGTAGGGCGCAGGGAAGTATTCACCTGTTGGCCCCGCGATCGCCGGATCGCCGGACCGACTGGACCCGGTACAGCTTTCACCCGGGGCCCACTGCGCCCTTCTCACCAGACGCCTCGGCCGTTCTTCGACGGTCGTCCGACACTTCGTGGAGTCTGCCTTGCGCTCGATCCTCCCCGTCGCGACTGCGGTCAGCGCCGCCTTCGTGATCGCAATGTCCGCGGCACCCGCAGGTGCTGCCGCCGGTAGCGCCCCGACCGGCACCGGCTCGGTTGCCGACCGGCACGACCGCTGCGAGCACTTCCTGTACCGCCGCCACCACCGCGAGGAGTGCGAGCACCGCGGCGACGACAACAAGGGCGGGGACGACCACAAGGGCGGCGACGACCACAAGCCGTAGGCCCGCGGCGTCGTCCGGCCGCGATCGACCAACACGCCTGCCTCGGCTCAGGTACGAACCCGTACTGTGAGCGTCGGCGCTTTCCCGAGGCGAAGGCTGGAACTGCTGTGAAGCTGGCGATGTTGGTCCCCTACGCGGGCGACGTGAAGACCAGTGCCGAGTTGGTGGTGGCCCTGGAGGCCGCCGGGCTCGACCAGGTGTTCGTGCCCGAGGCGTACTCGTTCGACGCGGTCAGCGTGGTCGGGGCGTTGGCCGCGCTGACCTCGCGGATCGAGATCGGCACGGGGGTGCTCAACGTCTACAGCCGCACCCCGGCGCTGCTGGGCATGACGGCGGCCGGTTGCGACGCGGTCTCCCAGGGCCGGTTCATCCTCGGTCTGGGCGCGAGTGGCCCGCAGGTGATCGAGGGCTTCCACGGGGTCCCGTACGACACCCCGTTGGCGCGGATCCGGGAGACCATCGAGGTGGTCCGGATGGTGCTGCGGCGGGAGGTGCTGCAGTACGAGGGCAAGGCGCTGCACATTCCGCTGCCGGCCGGGCAGGGCACGGGGTTGGCCAAGCCACTGAAGCTGATCAACCACCCGGTGCGCTCGGCGGTGCCGATCTGGTGGGCCTCGCTGATGCCGAAGGCGGTGGAGGCCACCGCCGAGGTCGCCGACGGGTGGATGCCGGTGTTCTTCATCGCCGAGCGTGCCGATTCGGTGTGGGGGGAGGCGTTGGGGGCCGGGACGGCCAGGCGCAGCGCCGAACTCGGGCCGTTGCAGGTGGTGGCCGGCGGGCCGGTCGCGATCGGCGACGACGCACCGGTCGACCGCGCCCGGGAGGCGGTGCGCAAGCAGGCCGCGCTCTACGTCGGTGGCATGGGTGCGCGGGGCAAGAACTTCTACAACACCGTGTGCACCCAGTACGGCTGGGCCGATGAGGCCCGCACCGTTCAGGACCTCTACCTCGACGGGAAGAAGGCGGAGGCCGCGGCGGCACTGCCGGCCGAGTTGGTCGACGGTCTGCACCTGACCGGACCGAAGGGCTATGTGGCCGAACGGATCGCCGCCTACCGCGAGGCCGGGGTCACCTCCCTGTTCGTCGAGCCGGTCGAGGGCACCGACCCAGTACGGATGATCACCGCGCTGCGGGAACTCGTCGACGCCGGATGACCGCTGCGGGCTAATCTGCCCGGATGGACCCTGCCACTCCCGGGCCGGACGACCTGGTGCGCGACGAGGCGTCCCGCATCGAGCGGTTGGTCGCTGCGCAGGGGATGGCCGAGCAGTTGTTCGCCGAGGTGATGCGGCGTCAGATCATCCGACCCGGCCGTGGCGAGTGCGAGACCAGCGACGCCATCCGTGACCTCGCGGCGCAGGAGTTCGGGACGCAACGCTGGTGGCACAAGCGGATTGTTCGCGCCGGGCCGAACACGCTGCGGATCTACCGCGAGCATCCGCCGGACCGGCTGATCGGCGAGGATGACATCGTCTTCCTCGACTTCGGCCCGGTCTTACAGGTGTGGGAGGCCGATTACGGCCGTACCTTCGTGCTCGGCGACGACCCGGCCAAGCACGCGCTGTGCGCGGACCTCGATCGCGTCTGGGTAGCCGGACAACGATTCTTCGCCGAACACCACGACATCACCGGTGAGCAGCTCTACGCCCGGGTCTGTGAATTGGCTCAGGAAGCCGGCTGGGAGTTCGGCGGACGCATCGCCGGGCATCAGGTCGGCCAGTTCCCGCACGCGCGCAGCGGTGCTGATGAGGTGGAGACGCACATCGCGCCCGGGTGCGACCTGCCGCTGCGCCGCACGGATCGCGCGGGTGTCGCCTGCCACTGGATCCTCGAGGTCCACCTGATCGATCGCGATCGCACATTCGGTGGCTTCGTCGAGGAGCTGCTCGACATCGGGCCTCGCTCAGGCTGTTGACGGCGTGCTCGGTGCGACGTGTGCTCGACGGGAGCGGCGCACGAGCAGGAAAGCGCCCGCCAGTACTGCGGCCCCGCACACCAGTGGCAACCGAGGAGTGCCGGACCCCGCCGATCGGGTGGGCAGGGGCGTGCCGGCAGGTACCCAGGACAGCGTGCCGCGCAGCGCGGTGGGGTGTCCGTCCACGGTCATGGGTATCTGCCAGTGCGTCAGTTCCATCGTCCGGTGCATGCGTTCGACGACGGCCGGCGGTTGCCGGTCCGGGTAGCCCAGGCGGGAGTCGAGCCAGGTGACCCTCCCGGGGGCACCCACTCGGACCCAACCGTCCGGCCCGACCGGTCGGGCGACCCAGTCCGGGTTCTGCCCGAACTCGGCAGTCGGTGGGTTGGCGAACACTCCGTCGGCATCAAGGCGGAGGAACGGCACCCCGCCGGTGCCGGAGACGACGACGCGTCGGCCCGGCGCGACGAGCAGCATTGCGGGCGGCCGGCCCTGCGCGATGTCGACCTGCACACCGTCCGTGCGGCGAGCCGGCTGGGCCAGGAACGATCCGGTCGTCGCAGGATGCTCCAGAGCACCGGTCACCACGACGGGCTGCGACTCGAATCGCATGTCCACCCGCCAATCCACGCCCGGCGGAACCGGGTGCAGCCGCGGTTCGAACCAACCCCAGTTGCCCTGCGGATCCACCCGCGTCCAGCGTGGGGCGGCGCCCGCCACGGCGTCGGCGGGCAGTCGCACCGGGACGTCGGGCGGGTTGAGGGTGCGGTGGAAGAACGGGTCGGTGACATTGCCGAATGTCCCGTCCCGGGAGAGCCGGAGGAACGGCGTTCCGGCCGGGTCCAGCACTTCCAGCGGCATCAGTTGGTTGTTGGAGGCGAGCATTTGCTCGCCGGCCGTCGTCCGCACCTGGACCACCACGCCGGGCGGGTTCGGATCCACGGCGTGGAGCACCGGCACCAGGTAGGGGTCCACCCCGTGTGCACCGGCCGGACTCGCCGGAAGCATGCACGCCAGCAGGACACCGAACGCCACCAGCGTCCCGCGTAGGCGGAACGTGCTGATGGTCATCGCAGGCCGCCGGTGTTCCGGCCGCCGCGCCGCCCGACGGTGCGAGTGGCTGCTCCGGCCGGAGCCGCGACCTCGGCCGGGCCGGGCACGGCGGCCTGAACCGTGCCGACCGGCGCTGCGGAACCGGCCAGTTCCGCGCGTGCCTGCGCGGCGGCCCGTTGGGTGAGTTCATGCACCTGACTCGGGGTCAGATGTGCGTCCACGAAGACCTGCCGGGCCACCGAGGGGATCTCGCCGCGGTCGACCGTGCGGTGCGCGAACAGCAGGTACGGCCCGGGCGGAAGATAGGTGTTCCCCGGGATCCGCACCTGCACCGCGTCCGCCGTCCGCCCGACGATCTGCAACTCCACGTTGCGTTGGTCGGCATCGACCAAGTGGGTGAGCGAGGTGTTGCGCAGTATGCGGACGCTGGAGATCTCCGTCGACTTGTCGACCTTCACGCTCAGGATCTGACCGGTCCTCACCTGCGGGTCGACGCCGGTGATCACCGGGCGCCTGCCCCAGAACAGGTACGGGGGGCTGTAGATCTGGAAGCTCGGGTCGGCGTAGGAGACCGAGGTTCCGAACGTCTTGTGGGGCATGTCGGTGGGCCGGCCGTAAAGGGTCCCGACCGGGGCATGCCCGCCCACCAGTACGCGCCCGTCGGGCAGCAGCATGGCCGTGGAGTGGTAGGAGCGGCCGTGCGCCTGCGGCGGGGTCACCGTCCATCTGCCGGTCGCGGGGTCGTAGAGCTCGCTGGTCAGGTTCGCGAACTCCACGCCCGGGGTGATCAGGTGGTCGCGGTCGCCGCCGTTGACGATCCAGACCCCGCCGGTGGGCAGCATGACGCCGTCGGTGAACCAGCGTGCCGTGTGCAGGTCACCCGACCGGTGCGAACGGAACCCGTCGTTGGTGGTGTCGACCTCGGTGATCGTCGTGGCCGCCTGCCCGATGTAGGCGCCCGGGGTGGTGCCGGGCACGCCGCCCAGCGAGAGGAACCGGGCGACGGTGTCCCCGGGCTTGAGCATGAGCATCACCGAGATGCCGGTGCCCCGGAAACCCAGCGGCAGACCGGCGAAGT from Sporichthyaceae bacterium includes the following:
- a CDS encoding mycothione reductase, with amino-acid sequence MRTYDLIVLGAGSGNTFLTSELAHLRTAIVEPDRFGGTCLNRGCIPSKMYVVAADVARSAQEAHRLGVHARLDGVDWPAVRERIFSRIDPIHEQAREYRRAHGIDVYTSSARFVGPRVLEVDGEQLTADRVVIAVGARPVIPDVPGLDTVPFHTSDTVMRMPQLPASVIVIGGGFIAAEFGHVLQSFGSQVTIVQRGPRLLMAEDEAVSARYTELASRCFRVLLEAQVTRVAPGGPGVVATVRSAAGETVVEAEMLLVATGRRPNTDLVDAAAGGLEVDQHGHLVADEYFRTAVPGVWAFGDSSNHFQLKHMANAEGRVVTHNVAHPEAPRRLQHKVVPHAVFGEPQIAAAGLTEQAARERGIEHVIAQRAYSRTAYGWALEDHTSFVKLVVDPRRRTLLGAHIIGPAAAILIQPLLQAMAFDQTVDAIARDVLYIHPALTEVVEQALLEVP
- a CDS encoding helix-turn-helix domain-containing protein — translated: MRYLTSADKPVAEQFSYWREVICQVCTPLAAERKPEHRGGEPTEQGHAGWARSAELMTTHCAEVCSRTQSLTHGPAELRRTVADDVFVHLQVRGVCVGLQADRTCRIPPGGFAMFDTTEPYRLDLVGDERGDWQVISFRVPRSRLVPMLADPGGFTAVTHAGAGLADLVTGTMTAVWRDIESFDRPAAAAAESAFLSLLAAAADSDARPVMSRRTEMDAALRASVNRYLAANLRDGDLSVSAVAQRCRISTRKLHNLYEDNEHTFAQTVMRLRLAAAARELAAGAADRTLTDIATRWGFCDLSHLNRLFRARYGCLPSEFRAQALRVPGSGPVDHRGRAAEMINKNW
- a CDS encoding LLM class F420-dependent oxidoreductase, whose amino-acid sequence is MKLAMLVPYAGDVKTSAELVVALEAAGLDQVFVPEAYSFDAVSVVGALAALTSRIEIGTGVLNVYSRTPALLGMTAAGCDAVSQGRFILGLGASGPQVIEGFHGVPYDTPLARIRETIEVVRMVLRREVLQYEGKALHIPLPAGQGTGLAKPLKLINHPVRSAVPIWWASLMPKAVEATAEVADGWMPVFFIAERADSVWGEALGAGTARRSAELGPLQVVAGGPVAIGDDAPVDRAREAVRKQAALYVGGMGARGKNFYNTVCTQYGWADEARTVQDLYLDGKKAEAAAALPAELVDGLHLTGPKGYVAERIAAYREAGVTSLFVEPVEGTDPVRMITALRELVDAG
- a CDS encoding M24 family metallopeptidase, which encodes MDPATPGPDDLVRDEASRIERLVAAQGMAEQLFAEVMRRQIIRPGRGECETSDAIRDLAAQEFGTQRWWHKRIVRAGPNTLRIYREHPPDRLIGEDDIVFLDFGPVLQVWEADYGRTFVLGDDPAKHALCADLDRVWVAGQRFFAEHHDITGEQLYARVCELAQEAGWEFGGRIAGHQVGQFPHARSGADEVETHIAPGCDLPLRRTDRAGVACHWILEVHLIDRDRTFGGFVEELLDIGPRSGC
- a CDS encoding galactose oxidase early set domain-containing protein; this encodes MRKPAMLLGTLALIAPLAPSRGGAGGSDAAALGSFSALFDDPNGGANCTSADQHARCKPTANAVAQLPDGREIYWSGLEGMNGVDSTVVTNYGTTALNSGVRILDMRAGGPRFSGTDPFDGGLNPQGNPDNEYLPGPLHNDDVVSNDGDLFCADLKFLADGRIITNGGTSYYQEPGIPGQPSSGIVELNGLKNTAIFDPRTDRWSQVGKMNWARWYPTMVTQADGSILTFGGVTKLIKPIYPNRPGDSFANERHIERFDPSGGRWTDLPDSAKKSFPLFPRMHLLPDGRTLFNAAGQVFDPMGGSWDEATWNFTSVFDPRTNTWKDLGLNDFAGLPLGFRGTGISVMLMLKPGDTVARFLSLGGVPGTTPGAYIGQAATTITEVDTTNDGFRSHRSGDLHTARWFTDGVMLPTGGVWIVNGGDRDHLITPGVEFANLTSELYDPATGRWTVTPPQAHGRSYHSTAMLLPDGRVLVGGHAPVGTLYGRPTDMPHKTFGTSVSYADPSFQIYSPPYLFWGRRPVITGVDPQVRTGQILSVKVDKSTEISSVRILRNTSLTHLVDADQRNVELQIVGRTADAVQVRIPGNTYLPPGPYLLFAHRTVDRGEIPSVARQVFVDAHLTPSQVHELTQRAAAQARAELAGSAAPVGTVQAAVPGPAEVAAPAGAATRTVGRRGGRNTGGLR
- a CDS encoding response regulator transcription factor → MPPSSDHTDRDARVPAPSTPHMLESRNAVGRPTTVRRVIRVVVTEPKALHSAALTCLLSTEPDMDVVGSPLTDDELVAAVACTDADIVLLDLDAPGREVVGLCTLLGRIAPECRVIALSAGRPAPDLLRLLADAAHGLVSKHAGPSALLDAVRRVAAGERVHVAGPMPVGARSAHTPTERELELLRHAAHGSSVRELAQRLCLSEGTVRNYLSRTMTKLGARNRIDAIGIAQRAGWL
- a CDS encoding MFS transporter → MNRGAYRGVWAVGAARRVLILGTLIRIPLWAGNVVLTLHLVGHLHRSYAEAGLVVTAATVALAVSGPWRGRRVDRVGVRRAVTPCLAVLAACWAIAPFTGYAALMALAFLAGLFAVPVFSVVRQALMCAVPSDRRRAALSVDSVLVEISFMIGPALGVLLATTLPTPWALFICEFASIAGGIALWALDPPVTAEVVVADAGQIAEAFRSRQIVGVLVVSAATVLVLTGTEVSTVAALRDWRQGPWIGAELAVWGLGSALGGLVYGTLHRPIPVAVLLAALGAVTLPIAAAPGPLTLGAALFVAGSCCAPTITATVDTLSQLVPDHARGEALGWHGSAMTAGGALGAPLTGLAIDRSGWEAGFVAPAALGLVVAVALVPLPTLIRRPLRNPTS